The Macaca nemestrina isolate mMacNem1 chromosome 8, mMacNem.hap1, whole genome shotgun sequence genome contains the following window.
ATGACAACTATTGACAAGGAAGAAGactttaatcaggtgctgcagctgAAGAGATGAGAGCTCAGTCTAATTCCATATCCCTGACCCACTAAAACTAGGGGTTTATATaaaagggaagaaatgtaacaatgtaagagaacaggaactagggaggggcaaggaagcaatcatgacAAATGAGGGGTCCTGGCATCTGATTGTCTGGATGTGGTGATCTGGTgactttcagttctttgatattTTTTTGAGAGGCCCGAAAGTTGtgtcctgaggaaggaactcagataaaacaaatataagtttTAAGCTTTAAGACCTAAAGTGTCAATTCCTATGTTTATCAAGAAGAACTGTCTATGGGACAACTGGGTCAGTTTCACCATGACGGATACTGCATGGGGTGGGTTCGTGAGAGCACCAGGTATCCTAAGGGAAACTTGGGAGGGAGCCAGGTACTAGATGGTTTGATTAGTCTTTTATTCCTATACCCAGGTTGGACACCTAATTTGCACATCAGGACCACTGTGGACCATGGGGCAATGAAGGTGAGGACTGGAGCACTCATCACCCAAGGCGGCATCCCAAAGCCTCTCCAGTCTACTGAAGGAATACCCCCAGTTTACCATGGGTCTGTATCTCCTGTCATGCTGGGGAGGTGAAGCATGAGCACACGTGTTAGGAATAAAGAGATGGTGAACTATGCCTGGGCAAGACGAAGCCAGAGGAAACTGGTGGAGGTCCACAATGGTCCTGATGGGCAAATTGATTGCCCAACCTGGATATAGGGATGAAAGACTAATTGAACCATCTAGTAGCTGGTTCCCTCCAAAGTTTCCCTCAGTATAGCTGGTGCTCTCACAAAACCGACCCCACACAGTTTTATCCAAGGCACCGCCCCAACGTATATTAGCAGAGGTGAATCCACAGGGGTCTGCAGCAACTCAATTCTTCCCtactcagaagaaagaattcatcCGCTGAGCATAAGTCAGAGTGACAGATCAAGGCAATGTTTAGAGCAGGAgcgaaagtttatttaaaagtttattattattattattattattatactttaagttctagggtacatgtgcagaacatgcaggtttgttacatatgtatacttgtgccatgttggtgtgctgcacccatcaactcgtcatttacatcaggtataactcccaatgcaatccctccccacccctctccccgtgataggccccggtgtgtgatgttccccttcccgagtccaagtgatctcattgttcagttcccacctatgagtgagaacatgcggtgtttggttttctgttcttgtgatagtttgctgagaatgatggtttccagctgcatccatgtccctacaaaggacacaaactcatcctttttgatggctgcatagtattccatggtgtatatgtgccacattttcttttttttttctttttctttttttttttttttttttttttgagagggagtctggcgctgtcgcccaggctggagtgcagtggccggatctcagctcactgcaagctccgcctcccgggtttgcaccattctcctgcctcagcctcccgagtagctgggactacaggtgcccgccacctcgcccggctagtttttttgtagttttttttagtagagacggggtttcactgtgttagccaggatggtctcgatctcctgacctcatgatccgcccgtctcggcctcccaaagtgctgggattacaggcttgagccaccgcgcccggccaccaatgccacattttcttaatccagtctgtcactgatggccatttgggttgattccaagtctttgctattgtgaatagtgccgcaataaacatatgtgtgcatgtgtctttatagcagcatgatttataatcctctgggtatataatggctgggtcatatggtacttctagttctagatccttaaagcaggaatgaaaggaagtaaagtacacttggaagagggcccaCTGGGCAACTTGAGAGTTCCAGTGTGCCATTTAGTCCTTGTCTTGGGCtttttatatgttggcatgctTGTAGGGTTTTGCATCTCTTCTTTCCTGATTCTTCCTTGGGGTGAGCTGTTCGCATGTAcatgccagcacttgggagggagCCCATGAGCAGTATGTTTACTGGAGGTTGTGTGTATGCTCACTTGAGGTGTTTTCCCCTTATCAGTAGAGTGTTCCTGGAGGAAGGTTATATGCCAATTAAACTCTACCATTATGCCTCTTAGTGTGCATGCTTGAGCACACTCAGCTAACTCTTGAGATCTTACTGGGACACAGCTGCtcaccagcttcaggtgttttctatctattagGAGATTGCCTTTCCCTGGAGCCAGCAGTGACCAATTATCATTTTAGAGGGTTTAACAACCACTTGACTAgcacctgatggtcacctgactAGCACCTGATgattgcctgacattcctggtggggtggggggcttctcctgccctgctcatgtctgtcTGGCTGTCCACTCTAATAATAGACACATAGTCCTTTCAATCTAGGAAGGCACATTCTTTCCTACCTGTTGTGGgacattttcttctgttattttttgataattTCCTCAGAAACATTTTTTCAATTCTCATTATCTGGATTACTACTTAGATGATGTTGAATCTTTTTGCCTAATGCTGTTTTCTTATCTTCACTCTtctatttttccatctctttgtctTTTGGGCAGATTTTCTCAACCTAAACATTCCATCCTCCTGTTGATTTTGTGTGTATTTAGGAGATGGGATTTACTCTTTGAGAGCATTTTGTTGTCATAAGGttccttatttattttgctttttcttttgtaaattgacaaataaaaattgtatatatttatgatatatagcatgatattttgatatatgtatacactgtggaatgactaatcaagtgaattaacatatctattaccacagatatttaccattttttgtagtgaaagaacatttaaaatctactctcttagcaattttcaagtttaCAATACATTCTTGTTAATTCTACTCACTGTGTTGTAGAACAGCCCTCCTCTACTTATTTCTGCTAACTGAAACTTTGGATCTGTTGACCAGCATCTCCTCAACTCCTTCCTCCTTCAGCTCCTGGTAACCataattctactctctatttcttgtttctttttcagacagggtctcactttgttgcccgggctggagtatagCGCCCTGATcgcagcttgctgcaacctcaaGTTCCCacgctcaagcaatcttcctgcctcaacttcccaagtagctgagaccacaggcatgctccATGACACTcaacttctgaactcaagtgatcctcctgcctcagccttccaaagtgctggaattacaggcctgagccactgaatCCTGCCTGCCCTCTGTTTctatgtggtatttgtctttctatgcctgacctatttcatgtaacataatttcctccagattcatccatattgtcccAAATGaccagatttctttcttttgtaaggctgaatagtattccattgtgtatatatactacattttctttatctattcatctgttgatggacacttagattgattccatatcttggctattgtgaataagctGCAATGAACTTAGAAGTGCAGATACTGCTTTGACataatacatttcattttctttggatatatatccagaagtggaattgggctggaacatttttaatattttgaggaaactccatattACTTTCCATAAtagctgtgctaatttacatttccaccaccAATGTATAAGggctttcttttctccacatcccctccaaCACTGGTTATCTGTCTTTGTgatatgttttctcttctctgtaaAGCTGTTGATTATAGCATTTTAGTTtctccaaaattttttaaatcaaactttTGAAACATATAGCTGAAATGAAACAATTTTAGCATGAATGCTAATATACACCCAGCACCTATATTCTTGCTTTTCCACGTATTTACTCCTGAATTAATATATTACTTGTTGTATGTTTTTGAAAGTAAACTGCAAACAAGTGCATGCTTCTCCTAGATCCTTCCACATGCTCTGCCATTAACTAGAGttcaatgtttaattttttccttttgatgtaCAATTAATACACAATTAATTTACACACACATTTTACTTAGTTCTGAAAAATGTGTACACTTGTATAACTCAAAGTCCATCATTATAGAAGATTACTATCACCCTAGCAAAATCTTTCGTGTCCCTTCTCAATCACCAATCCTGACCACACCCCAAGAAAACTACTGTTTTTCtccatcatttttttctccatcattGATTGGCTTTGACTGTTTTAgaacttcataaaaataaaatactgtagtgaagtatatacaattttatgACTAGCTTCCTTTGctcaacataatgtttttgagatttattcgTATTGCTGCATGTCAATAGCTGgttctttttattgctgcatattTCATTGAATAAAAATGCCAAagcttgtttattcattcttgtCTCACATTAAAGTATCTGGGGGATGTTTTCCACTTTTGGCAATTAGAAATGGAACAGATTTGAATATTGTACAGGCTTTTTATGCATATGTATGCTTTTTTGAGTAAATACCCAGAAATTATGTTCCTGGATCATAGGTTAATATATGTttagttttagaagaaaatgccagctctttttccaaaatagttgtcccattttacactcccaacaaTAATGGATGAGATTTCCAGTTGCTGCACATCCTTACCAAAAAttagtttttctagttttagtcattctaatgggtgtgtagtggtatctctatgtagttctaatttgcatttctctaataactaatgatgttaaacacatttttatgtaCTTGTTTCATGTGCTTGTTGATATATCTATTCAATTCCTTTGACCACTTTTATGGAGCTGtattttgttattgagttgtagaatttctttatatatactgCATACCAGGCCTTTGTTACATACATGCTTTGCAATGTACATTGTCTTAAAATCTGTGACTTGCCTGTTCAATTCATTAGTGGTGCTTTCGTTaagcagtttttaattttgatgaagtgtaACCTActaactttttattatggttaTTTGCTTTAAGTTTCAGGCCcaaattttcctttctcacaaATCACAGACATTATCCTATGTTATCCTTCCAAAATTATatggttttatgtattttccaCCTCAAAATATTCTCTAATTTTTTGCTGATTTATTTACTAAAGAAATTTGAGGGATTTGCTATAATGTTAGGGATTTTTCTAGATGCCAcattgttattgatttctgattTAATTATATTATGCTCAGAAAACATATTCTGTATGCTTTCAACCCTTTACATGTATTGAGACTTGTTGGAGGGTCCAGCATATAATCTATCTCAGTGAACACACCATATTTACTTGAAAagatgtgtattctgcagttgttcaGTGTAGTGTTCTATAAAATCATTTAGGTCAAGGTGTTTGATAGTTTGTTCAAATCCATCTACttcttcattaattttatttatctgacTCTATCAATTGCTAAaagaattttgttaaaaattttcaagtatgattttagaatcatttatttctccctttgATTAATTAATGTTGTTTCATGAATTTTGAAGCTGttcagagaccaaaaaaaaaaaaaaaaaaaaaaactatttatgaATATTGTCTTCCTAAATGGACTGATGATCCTTTTGGCATTAGGAAATGTGTGTCTTTGTTTCCGGTGTTAATTCCTTCCTGAAGATCAGCAGTGTGATATGTTATCATTTACCTAAAGCCTGAAGAATGTCCATTAGCATTTCTCAAGGAGATAGTCTGCTGGTAaagaattctcttttctttttctaaaaatgcctttattttgccttcatctTTGCTGATTGAGAATTggttgttagattttttttttctgtcctttcaaGATGGTAATTATAGTGTATTGTTATATTGTTCACTTCTTTAGAATGTGTTGTTTTTCTCTGGATGCTTTCAAgatttcctctttattttgtgGTGTTCAGTGCTTTTATTAGGATGAGCCAAAGTTtagttttattcttaatttttcaaCTTGAagtttgctaattttttaaaaagcctattgAGAAGTAGACTTGACATACAATAAGCAGCATGTATTCAAAATGTAAATTTCGATACATTTTCATACATATACACTCAGGAGATCATCACCACAATGAAAGCAATGAACATATCTATTACCCTAGAATGTTTCCTTCTGCCTTTTAGTAATTCCTCCCACATTCCATCTGATTCACAGGCTCCCACTGATCTCCTTTCTGACACTATACATTTGCATTTCCTAGAATTTTATAGAAATGAACTCATACATTATGTATACTTTTTGTCTCGCTACTTTCACTGAGACTCAATTATTTCAAGAGTCATACATTattgtgtgtatcaatagtttgttccttttcattgctgagtagtattctgttgtatggatatactacaatATGTTTATCCACCTGCTGATGAACATTGAGGTTGTGTCTACTTTGAGACCACTACAGACAAAGTTGccatgaacattcatatacactctttctatttttcttgggTTAATACATACAAGTGGAATGGCTGGGCCATATTGTAGAAGCATGTTTAACTGTTTAAGAAATTATCAAACTGCTTCTAAACAGGTTgtagcattttacattcccaagaAAAGTGTTTAAGAGTTCCAATAATTTCatatccttaccagcatttggtATGGGCAGTCTTTTT
Protein-coding sequences here:
- the LOC105482162 gene encoding putative uncharacterized protein encoded by LINC00269, translated to MSHLARDPGLFKSGWTPNLHIRTTVDHGAMKVRTGALITQGGIPKPLQSTEGIPPVYHGQGLTLLPGLEYSALIAACCNLKFPRSSNLPASTSQVAETTGMLHDTQLLNSSDPPASAFQSAGITGLSH